One genomic segment of Micromonospora sp. WMMC415 includes these proteins:
- the mshC gene encoding cysteine--1-D-myo-inosityl 2-amino-2-deoxy-alpha-D-glucopyranoside ligase codes for MESWVGHEVPRLPGRGGPLSLFDSARQGAAPSTPTGTGTMYVCGITPYDATHLGHAATMITFDLVQRLWRDAGLDVTYVQNVTDIDDPLLERAARDGEDWKVLAMRETALFREDMEALRIIPPAHYVGAVESIPDIAEKVLVLLKEGAAYRLDDGTGDIYFDISAAPRFGYESNLTREQMLEIFPERGGDPDRAGKRDPLDPLLWRGAREGEPSWPGGDLGPGRPGWHIECAVIALNLLGDRIDVQGGGNDLIFPHHECSAAHAERLTGEAPFAGHYVHAGMIGLDGEKMSKSRGNLVFVSRLRADKVDPMAVRLALMSGHYRSDRSWTDDLLAVSQERLARWRRAAAAPSGPSGAALLTGVRERLADDLDTPGALALADAWADQALAGTGDDPAAPALFTQTVDALLGIRL; via the coding sequence ATGGAGTCTTGGGTGGGGCATGAGGTGCCACGGCTGCCCGGCAGGGGCGGCCCGCTGTCGTTGTTCGACTCGGCGCGGCAGGGCGCGGCGCCCAGCACCCCGACCGGCACGGGCACGATGTACGTCTGCGGCATCACCCCGTACGACGCCACCCACCTCGGCCACGCCGCCACCATGATCACTTTCGACCTGGTGCAGCGGCTGTGGCGGGACGCGGGGCTCGACGTCACGTATGTGCAGAACGTCACCGACATCGACGACCCGCTGCTGGAGCGCGCCGCCCGGGACGGCGAGGACTGGAAGGTCCTCGCGATGCGGGAGACCGCCCTGTTCCGGGAGGACATGGAGGCGCTGCGGATCATCCCGCCGGCGCACTACGTCGGGGCCGTGGAGTCGATCCCGGACATCGCCGAGAAGGTTCTCGTCCTGCTCAAGGAGGGTGCCGCGTACCGGCTGGACGACGGCACCGGTGACATCTACTTCGACATCTCCGCCGCGCCCCGCTTCGGGTACGAGTCCAACCTGACCCGGGAGCAGATGCTGGAGATCTTCCCCGAGCGCGGCGGCGACCCGGACCGGGCCGGCAAGCGCGACCCGCTCGACCCGCTGCTGTGGCGCGGCGCCCGGGAGGGCGAGCCGTCCTGGCCCGGCGGTGACCTGGGCCCGGGTCGTCCCGGCTGGCACATCGAGTGCGCGGTCATCGCGCTCAACCTGCTCGGCGACCGGATCGACGTGCAGGGCGGCGGCAACGACCTGATCTTCCCGCACCACGAGTGCTCCGCCGCGCACGCCGAGCGGCTGACCGGCGAGGCGCCGTTCGCCGGCCACTACGTGCACGCCGGCATGATCGGCCTGGACGGCGAGAAGATGTCGAAGTCCCGCGGCAACCTGGTCTTCGTGTCCCGGCTGCGGGCCGACAAGGTGGATCCGATGGCGGTCCGGCTGGCCCTGATGAGCGGACACTACCGCAGCGACCGGTCGTGGACCGACGACCTGCTCGCCGTCTCGCAGGAGCGGCTGGCCCGGTGGCGGCGGGCCGCCGCCGCGCCGTCCGGGCCGTCCGGCGCGGCCCTTCTGACCGGGGTACGCGAGCGCCTCGCCGACGATCTCGACACCCCCGGTGCGCTCGCTCTGGCCGACGCCTGGGCCGATCAGGCGCTCGCCGGCACCGGCGACGACCCGGCGGCCCCGGCCCTGTTCACGCAGACGGTGGACGCCCTCCTCGGCATCCGCCTGTAG
- a CDS encoding undecaprenyl-diphosphate phosphatase: MTWVEAIVLGIVQGLTEFLPVSSSGHLRITSAIFFERDAGASFTAVTQLGTEAAVLIYFAKDIWRIARTWVVGLWDRSVRSSLDYRMAWYVIVGSIPIGLFGFLFKDQIRTAGRNLWLVATTLIVFAFVLAFAEYWGRQTRTLENFRMKDGIVMGFAQAMALIPGVSRSGGTLTAGLLLNLTRETAARYSFLLAIPAVVMSGIFSLGDVFEPAAPGTSVPSGAQMVVATIIAFAVGYAAIAWLLRYVAHHTLYVFVLYRVALGTLVLALLLTGTISAT; encoded by the coding sequence GTGACCTGGGTCGAAGCCATCGTTCTGGGCATCGTCCAGGGGCTCACCGAGTTCCTGCCGGTCAGCTCCTCCGGGCACCTGCGGATCACGTCGGCGATCTTCTTCGAGCGGGACGCCGGCGCGTCGTTCACCGCGGTGACGCAGCTCGGCACCGAGGCGGCGGTGCTGATCTACTTCGCCAAGGACATCTGGCGGATCGCCCGGACGTGGGTGGTCGGCCTATGGGACCGGTCGGTGCGTTCCAGCCTCGACTACCGGATGGCCTGGTACGTGATCGTCGGCTCGATCCCGATCGGCTTGTTCGGCTTCCTGTTCAAGGATCAGATCCGCACCGCCGGCCGGAACCTGTGGCTGGTCGCCACGACGCTGATCGTGTTCGCGTTCGTGCTGGCGTTCGCCGAGTACTGGGGCCGGCAGACCCGCACCCTGGAGAACTTCCGGATGAAGGACGGCATCGTGATGGGCTTCGCCCAGGCGATGGCGCTGATCCCGGGCGTCTCCCGCTCCGGTGGCACGCTCACCGCCGGCCTGCTGCTCAACCTGACCCGGGAGACGGCGGCCCGCTACTCGTTCCTGCTGGCCATCCCCGCCGTGGTCATGTCGGGCATCTTCAGCCTCGGGGACGTCTTCGAGCCCGCGGCGCCGGGCACCTCGGTGCCGAGCGGCGCGCAGATGGTCGTGGCGACGATCATCGCGTTCGCGGTGGGGTACGCGGCCATCGCCTGGCTGCTGCGCTACGTCGCGCACCACACCCTGTACGTCTTCGTGCTGTACCGGGTCGCCCTGGGCACGCTGGTGCTCGCCCTGCTGCTGACCGGCACGATCAGCGCCACCTGA
- a CDS encoding MSMEG_4193 family putative phosphomutase: MVSVATLLLLRHGRTTANADGGLAGRQPVELDETGRAQATAVGERLRPVPLAAVVTSPLVRCRQTLELALPEATPVVEDGLIECGYGSWEGQPLKKLAKEPLWPVVQQHPSAAVFPGGEAMAAMAARAVASVRAWDARVTAEHGAEAVWLACTHGDVIKAIVADALGVHLDLFQRIVADPASVTAIRYTPLRPFLVRLNDTGGDLAALVPPPRKRRRRTPRAADSDAAVGGGAGTTAR, encoded by the coding sequence GTGGTCAGCGTGGCGACCCTTCTGCTTCTGCGACACGGCCGGACGACCGCGAACGCGGACGGCGGGCTGGCCGGCCGGCAGCCGGTCGAGCTGGACGAGACCGGCCGGGCGCAGGCCACAGCCGTCGGGGAGCGGCTCAGGCCGGTGCCGCTGGCGGCGGTGGTGACCAGCCCGCTGGTCCGCTGCCGGCAGACCCTCGAGCTGGCGCTGCCGGAGGCGACGCCGGTGGTGGAGGACGGGCTGATCGAGTGCGGGTACGGCAGCTGGGAGGGGCAGCCGCTGAAGAAGCTGGCGAAGGAGCCGCTGTGGCCCGTCGTCCAGCAGCATCCCAGCGCGGCGGTCTTCCCCGGGGGTGAGGCGATGGCCGCCATGGCGGCGCGGGCGGTCGCCTCGGTACGGGCCTGGGACGCCCGGGTGACCGCCGAGCACGGCGCCGAGGCGGTGTGGCTGGCCTGCACCCACGGCGATGTGATCAAGGCGATCGTGGCCGACGCGCTCGGCGTACACCTGGATCTCTTCCAGCGCATCGTCGCGGACCCGGCGTCGGTCACGGCGATCCGTTACACGCCGTTGCGGCCGTTCCTGGTCCGGCTCAACGACACCGGCGGCGACCTGGCGGCGCTGGTCCCGCCGCCGCGGAAGCGGCGCCGGCGGACGCCGCGCGCGGCCGACTCGGACGCGGCGGTCGGCGGGGGAGCGGGAACGACCGCGCGGTGA
- a CDS encoding GntR family transcriptional regulator gives MQINPGAAEFPHRQIAAQLKAQVRRGDWGPGERLPSIPAIAEMFGVAKQTVQRAVDQLRVEGILITKPGSGTYVRGTRRRLNRLSRGRYGGFRGYHTDLAARYRQQLLSVGRAPAPPEVADAFGVADGTDLLCRRHLVRTEDSPVEVGASWFLPADTAGTSLERAEAFGRPLYQEAEEATGRRYVTATDTISARQPSREEAEILQIRPDTPVLHLLHVAYDGRHRPIEVAQATWPGPVTTLTEEYRVPAPNPDPDPDPGLVLG, from the coding sequence ATGCAGATCAACCCCGGCGCGGCCGAGTTCCCGCACCGGCAGATCGCCGCGCAGCTCAAGGCCCAGGTGCGCCGCGGCGACTGGGGGCCGGGCGAACGGCTGCCGTCCATCCCGGCCATCGCCGAGATGTTCGGCGTCGCGAAGCAGACCGTGCAGCGCGCCGTCGACCAGCTGCGCGTCGAGGGCATCCTGATCACCAAACCCGGCTCGGGTACGTACGTCCGCGGCACCCGGCGCCGCCTCAACCGCCTCTCCCGGGGCCGGTACGGCGGCTTCCGCGGCTACCACACCGACCTGGCCGCCCGGTACCGGCAGCAGCTCCTCTCCGTCGGCCGGGCTCCTGCCCCGCCCGAGGTCGCCGACGCGTTCGGGGTCGCCGACGGCACCGACCTGCTCTGCCGCCGGCACCTGGTCCGCACCGAGGACTCCCCGGTCGAGGTCGGCGCCTCCTGGTTCCTGCCCGCCGACACCGCCGGCACCTCGCTGGAGCGGGCCGAGGCGTTCGGCCGGCCGCTCTACCAGGAGGCCGAGGAGGCGACCGGCCGGCGGTACGTCACCGCCACCGACACGATCAGCGCCCGCCAACCCAGCCGGGAGGAGGCGGAGATCCTCCAGATCCGCCCCGACACACCGGTGCTGCACCTGCTGCACGTCGCCTACGACGGACGCCACAGACCGATCGAGGTCGCCCAGGCGACCTGGCCCGGTCCGGTCACCACGCTGACCGAGGAGTACCGCGTCCCCGCCCCGAACCCGGACCCGGACCCGGACCCCGGCCTGGTCCTCGGCTGA
- a CDS encoding DUF3090 domain-containing protein — translation MTHQVHAFEPPERFVAGTVGPPGDRTFFLQARGGGRLVSVALEKVQVSLLAEKLEELLSEAQRRFGVKVPEPSATLGDNDPLDTPVDEEFRVGTLGLAFDVDTETVVIEAIAVGETEAEVELGEPDDEESDDDEEPDDDLDRLRVRLTPEATRQFIERARRVVNAGRPPCPLCGQPLDPAGHLCPRHNGYHR, via the coding sequence ATGACCCACCAGGTGCACGCCTTCGAACCGCCGGAGCGGTTCGTCGCCGGGACCGTCGGGCCGCCGGGGGATCGGACGTTCTTCCTCCAGGCGCGCGGCGGCGGCCGGCTGGTCAGCGTCGCGCTGGAGAAGGTCCAGGTCTCGCTGCTGGCCGAGAAGCTGGAGGAGCTGCTCTCCGAGGCGCAGCGCCGGTTCGGGGTGAAGGTTCCCGAGCCCAGCGCCACGCTCGGCGACAACGACCCGCTGGACACGCCGGTCGACGAGGAGTTCCGGGTCGGCACGCTGGGGCTGGCCTTCGACGTCGACACCGAGACGGTGGTGATCGAGGCGATCGCCGTCGGCGAGACCGAGGCCGAGGTCGAGCTGGGCGAGCCGGACGACGAGGAGTCCGACGACGACGAGGAGCCGGACGACGACCTGGACCGGCTCCGGGTGCGGCTGACGCCGGAGGCGACCCGGCAGTTCATCGAGCGCGCCCGGCGGGTGGTCAACGCCGGCCGTCCGCCCTGCCCGCTGTGCGGCCAGCCGCTCGACCCCGCGGGTCACCTCTGCCCGCGCCACAACGGTTACCACCGGTGA
- a CDS encoding PAC2 family protein, whose protein sequence is MTEFDGLPVLRSPVAIAAFEGWNDAADASTAAVEHLEQVWQARPVTELDPEDFYDFQVSRPTITMSDGETRRVEWPTTRFMVASPAGTERDVVLIRGIEPSMRWRTFCEQVLEICHSLEVERVVLLGALLADVPYTRPLPISGSASDKDAAQRYQLTPTRYDGPTGIVGVLHDACTRAEVDAVSFWVHVPHYANNPPCPKATLALLHRVEEVLDLPVPMADLAEEAAEWEQRVRSAAEQDAELGEYVRELEERVGDAGITPLTGDEIAQEFEKYLRRRGGSAGPTAGSW, encoded by the coding sequence ATGACCGAGTTCGACGGACTGCCGGTGCTGCGGTCCCCCGTGGCCATCGCCGCCTTCGAGGGCTGGAACGACGCCGCCGACGCGTCGACCGCGGCCGTGGAGCACCTGGAGCAGGTGTGGCAGGCCCGGCCGGTCACCGAGCTGGACCCGGAGGACTTCTACGACTTCCAGGTCAGCCGTCCCACCATCACCATGTCGGACGGGGAGACCCGCCGGGTGGAGTGGCCGACCACCCGCTTCATGGTCGCCAGCCCGGCCGGCACGGAACGGGACGTGGTGCTGATCCGGGGCATCGAGCCCAGCATGCGCTGGCGCACCTTCTGCGAGCAGGTGCTGGAGATCTGCCACAGCCTAGAGGTCGAGCGGGTGGTCCTGCTCGGCGCGCTGCTGGCCGACGTGCCGTACACCCGGCCGCTGCCGATCAGCGGGAGCGCCTCCGACAAGGACGCCGCCCAGCGCTACCAGCTCACGCCCACCCGTTACGACGGCCCGACCGGCATCGTCGGGGTGCTGCACGACGCGTGCACCCGCGCCGAGGTGGACGCGGTGTCGTTCTGGGTGCACGTGCCGCACTACGCCAACAACCCGCCCTGCCCGAAGGCCACCCTCGCCCTGCTGCACCGCGTCGAGGAGGTGCTCGACCTGCCGGTCCCGATGGCCGACCTCGCGGAGGAGGCCGCCGAGTGGGAGCAGCGGGTGCGCAGCGCGGCCGAGCAGGACGCCGAGCTCGGCGAGTACGTCCGCGAGCTGGAGGAACGGGTCGGCGACGCCGGCATCACCCCGCTGACCGGGGACGAGATCGCCCAGGAGTTCGAGAAGTACCTGCGCCGCCGTGGCGGTTCCGCCGGCCCCACCGCCGGCTCCTGGTGA
- a CDS encoding SCO1664 family protein, whose product MTSSDLQPRQDGDAALRLLRDGTLDLEGRLVDASNTTLRGVLTLDGVTARCVYKPVRGERPLWDFPDGTLAGREVAAYLVSRATGWDLVPPTVLRDGPLGPGSCQLWIDEPAEGEPLVGFVPVDALPPRWFPIAAARDDDGTPYALAHADDPRLARLAVLDAVINNGDRKGGHVLLGADDRIYGVDHGVSFHVEEKLRTVLWGWAGRELPPDVVEVLDALAGRVAGDLGEELGEHLTLGEVAELAARIERLRATGRFPQPPQDWPAVPWPPM is encoded by the coding sequence GTGACCTCGTCCGACCTGCAACCCCGCCAGGACGGCGACGCCGCGCTCCGGCTGCTCCGGGACGGCACGCTCGACCTGGAGGGCCGGCTGGTCGACGCGTCGAACACCACGCTGCGGGGCGTGCTGACCCTGGACGGGGTGACCGCCCGCTGTGTCTACAAGCCGGTCCGGGGTGAGCGCCCGCTCTGGGACTTCCCCGACGGCACCCTCGCCGGCCGGGAGGTCGCCGCGTACCTGGTGTCCCGTGCCACCGGATGGGATCTGGTGCCGCCGACGGTGCTCCGGGACGGCCCGCTGGGCCCGGGTTCCTGCCAGCTCTGGATCGACGAGCCGGCCGAGGGTGAGCCGTTGGTCGGGTTCGTGCCGGTTGACGCGCTGCCGCCCCGCTGGTTCCCGATCGCGGCGGCCCGGGACGACGACGGCACCCCGTACGCCCTCGCGCACGCCGACGACCCGCGGCTGGCCCGCCTCGCCGTGCTCGACGCGGTGATCAACAACGGCGACCGGAAGGGCGGCCACGTGCTGCTCGGCGCGGACGACCGGATCTACGGGGTGGACCACGGTGTGAGCTTCCACGTGGAGGAGAAGCTGCGGACGGTCCTGTGGGGCTGGGCGGGTCGAGAGTTGCCGCCGGACGTGGTGGAGGTGCTCGACGCGCTCGCCGGCCGGGTCGCCGGTGATCTCGGCGAGGAGTTGGGCGAGCACCTCACCCTCGGCGAGGTCGCCGAACTGGCCGCCCGGATCGAGCGGCTGCGCGCCACGGGCCGGTTCCCGCAGCCGCCGCAGGACTGGCCGGCGGTGCCCTGGCCGCCCATGTGA